The proteins below are encoded in one region of Clostridia bacterium:
- a CDS encoding ABC transporter permease subunit, translating to MRTSTTQSKHPKLKKTAVVILTAAFWLGVWQLAAVLINQNIVLSPPLTVFKTLFRLAGTGGFWLTVAMSALRIFCGFALGVLVGAAFAVLTKVSRVAYTLFSPMMSVIKATPVASFIIMLLFFAENEYIPTVISFLMVFPIIWANTFKGIEETDVKLLEMAKVFGLSRRATLREVYLPSVEPYFVPAALTSLGFAWKAGVAAEVLAAPKYAVGGMLYRAKIYLETPEMLAWTLCVIIISMLLEWLLSYLLKRSTAGRSTAYGKV from the coding sequence ATGAGGACTTCTACTACTCAAAGTAAGCATCCGAAACTGAAGAAAACCGCGGTCGTCATACTCACAGCCGCCTTCTGGCTGGGGGTATGGCAGCTTGCGGCTGTGCTGATAAACCAGAATATAGTGCTTTCGCCGCCGCTGACGGTCTTTAAAACGCTCTTCCGCCTCGCCGGAACGGGCGGGTTCTGGCTGACGGTGGCGATGAGCGCGCTGCGCATCTTCTGCGGCTTCGCGCTCGGAGTGCTCGTCGGAGCCGCCTTCGCCGTGCTGACGAAGGTCAGCCGCGTCGCGTACACGCTTTTCAGCCCGATGATGAGCGTGATAAAGGCGACTCCGGTGGCGTCTTTCATCATAATGCTGCTCTTCTTCGCGGAGAATGAGTATATCCCGACCGTGATCTCCTTCCTGATGGTCTTCCCGATAATCTGGGCGAACACCTTCAAGGGCATCGAGGAAACCGACGTGAAGCTGCTGGAGATGGCGAAGGTCTTCGGGCTTTCGCGCCGCGCGACGCTGCGGGAGGTGTACCTGCCGAGCGTCGAGCCGTACTTCGTTCCGGCGGCGCTGACCTCGCTCGGCTTCGCCTGGAAGGCGGGGGTCGCGGCGGAGGTGCTCGCGGCGCCGAAATACGCCGTCGGCGGTATGCTCTACCGCGCGAAGATCTATCTCGAAACGCCGGAGATGCTGGCGTGGACCCTCTGCGTAATAATAATCAGCATGCTGCTCGAGTGGCTGCTTTCGTATTTGCTCAAGCGCAGCACTGCGGGAAGGAGCACCGCCTATGGTAAGGTTTGA